The Sphingomonas sp. G-3-2-10 DNA window CTCCGAGAGAGGGCTTCCCGGTCTGGACGCGGCCTTCGACAGACCCTCCAAATTTTCAAGGCATCATGAAAATGTATCGTTCAGATACCTTGCGAGTAGCGCCGAAAGTGCCCCGCGCTTGGGACGATTTCTCGCGGAAGCTCCCGCATCAGACAGGTGAACGCGCCAAACGCAATTGGGGGCACGCTTGGCATTCGCTTTGTTCTTATCAGGGGAAATTAAAGCCAGCCATTGCTAATAGCTTGGTTGTCGCGCTTCTTCCTAGTGCGGGCGGAAGACTACTTGATCCGTTTTCTGGCGTGGGCACCATCCCGTTAGAGGCCAGGCTCTTGGGTCATCGTGCCTTTGGCTTCGACATAAGCCCTGCAGCGATAGCTATTTCGCGGGCTAAACTTGAGGAAGTTGACCCAGCTTTGGCGCTCGCTGAGATCGATGCTCTCGATCGTTGGATTCAGACGACCCGACCCGGTGACGATGTGCATGTCGCGGGGAGTATTCGCTTTAACGGCCCGGTTGAGACCTATTTTCACCACGAGACCTTTTCAGAAATCCTTGCCGCGCGTTCGTACTTCCGCGAGCATGGTTTCGCCAACGCAGAGCGTTCGCTCGTCCTCGGTTGTCTCCTCCATATTCTGCATGGAAACCGGCCATACGCGCTTTCCCGCCGGTCGCACCCCATCACGCCGTTCGCGCCCACGGGTGCGTTTGAGAGGCGTGCCTTAATCCCTCGGCTCAGGACTAAGGTCGAGCGGGTACTGGAAGCCGGAGCAATAGCTGCAACCGGATCGGCAATTTACGATCAGGATGCAACATCAACTTGGCCGTCCGAAGTCGATAGTTTAGATGCCATCATTACGTCGCCGCCGTTCTTTGATAGTACCCGTTTCTACTCTGCAAACTGGATGCGTTTGTGGTTTGCAGGTTGGACGGCTGAGGACTTTTCGATTCAGCCTAACCGTTTCGTTGAGCGCCGTCAGAAGGTTGATTTCAGCGTATACGAGCCGATCTTTCGACAGGCGGCGGAAAGGCTCAAGCCGAATGGATATTTGGCACTGCATCTAGGTAAAAGCGCGAAATGCGACATGGCCGATGCCCTCATCGCTATTGGAAGGCGCCAGTTACGGCTAGTGCATGTTTTCTCGGAAGATGTTGGGCACTGTGAAAGCCACGGTATTCGGGACAAGGGTGCCGTGACCGACCATCAATATGTTCTGTTTGCACGCTGACAGTAGGATGTCGCGCGCTGACGTTTAAGGTTCGAAAGCCATTGCCTGAGGCAACCAGCTGCTGCGAGCAATTGAATACTGTGCCGTGTTGGTTTCGATAGCCTGAAGGCAGCTAGCAGGATTTTGGATTGCAAACAGTTCTGGTGAGTCGAGAATTTTTTCAACGACTACCAATAAGTAATTGTCGCCGTGGTGATGAGCTGCGGCGTTCTCCATCTCCGTCAAAACGACGCTCGTCCCCACTCCCGTGAAGCTTTTCACCTCGACAACGAACGCCTGCTCTCCCTTTCGGACCCACAAATCGAAGCCGTAGCCCCGCTTCCTACTGTAAAACACAACTGCCCAGCCAGCGGACTTAAACATTTTGGCAACCAAAAGCTCGGCTTCCAGCCCGCCGTTGGATGGCGAGGCCGCTGGCGGAAGCAGCAATTCGGGAGGAGCAACGTTCGCGGGAATTAGGAGCTTTGACCGTTGTCGCGGCGCTCGTGGCGCTGTAGTAGGGACGCGTTTCGCTACTACTTCAGTGACTTGAGCCTTAGGCGCTGCTCCAGCCGGAGCCACGGCATTCTTGCCGCTGTCCGCAGGCACTGCCGGAGCCGAATCATTACTGCTGACGAACTCTTTAGTGAGCCATAGCGCGTTGCCATCGCGTTCCGCCGAAGCTCCAAGCGAAAACAGCGAGAAGGTATGCCGCGCAACGTCTCGCCAGTTGAGATATGCCTTGTTCTTGTTCTTCCCCGTGCCTTCAGCGGGGATCCGCTGTGAAACATGCGCGAGCAATTGAGTGCGCCGAGCCAAACTCAGATTGCGAAATGACATAATCATTTCAGCGGCCTGCTCAATCTCTCCATCATTCCTGATTCTTGATACGAATAAGTCAAACTCATCCATATCAATATAACTCGATGTCTTGGACATCACGTCCAAAACAGCCGGATAAGGCGTCACGTCAAATTCAGAATATTGTTCGCAGCGTCCTTCACTAAACCAAGGTTCGCGACAAAATCTGATCGCCAATAGAATGCGTTCGAAAACATCAACTGGGTCGTCGGCCCTTGCAAGCGCACGGCCAGCGGCAGTCAAACGTATTGTTTGCCAAGAGGGCGGCGAAAGGCGTTCGATCAAGCCAAGAGGCTGATCCATGGCGAGAAAGTAATGCCGCTTAATATTCATAGCGGGCTGGTTGTCGATGCCG harbors:
- a CDS encoding DUF3883 domain-containing protein codes for the protein MSFDALEQAIITRLDQSDRGDRGWWLITRVHLTAAKILEVTRYLSDVAGNQEITLTDQHFSEIGDIVGIDNQPAMNIKRHYFLAMDQPLGLIERLSPPSWQTIRLTAAGRALARADDPVDVFERILLAIRFCREPWFSEGRCEQYSEFDVTPYPAVLDVMSKTSSYIDMDEFDLFVSRIRNDGEIEQAAEMIMSFRNLSLARRTQLLAHVSQRIPAEGTGKNKNKAYLNWRDVARHTFSLFSLGASAERDGNALWLTKEFVSSNDSAPAVPADSGKNAVAPAGAAPKAQVTEVVAKRVPTTAPRAPRQRSKLLIPANVAPPELLLPPAASPSNGGLEAELLVAKMFKSAGWAVVFYSRKRGYGFDLWVRKGEQAFVVEVKSFTGVGTSVVLTEMENAAAHHHGDNYLLVVVEKILDSPELFAIQNPASCLQAIETNTAQYSIARSSWLPQAMAFEP